A region of the Cyanobium usitatum str. Tous genome:
ATTTCGATCAGAACTTGCAGGTTGGTGGAGAGGTAATCGACCCTTTCGTTCGTCAACACTCGCCAGACTGGCTGCTGTTCATCGATGCCGACGAATTTATGGTTTGTGTCAACGATGATCTGCCGGGCGCACTTGCGAACGTTACGGGGCCAGTCCTTTCGATCGAGCGCTACAACGTCCCCTTATCCAGCGATCCGTTCGTTCCGACGGCCGGTACCGAGGCAAGCGACTTTCTTGGGATTCGCCTCATCACGGGCCGGGAAGATTTAAGCCGTTCGCTTCTCGACGAGCCCCTCGGCAAGCGCTGGATCATGAATCGGATCATGCCCAAGCTTATTTGCCGGCCCGATCGGGTCTCACGCTACGGCTTAGGATGGCACTCCATTGCAGATTCAAGGGGCCAACCCATTCCATCAATCGCTGCGAAAGGGTTGTTACTAGTGCACCTGCCGTTAACCACAAATGAACGTTTCGTTCGAAAGGTTAACAATGCTCGCGAATTTTTTCGTCACTGCGGGGAACATTATCCCGGTGATGCCGCGTGGCATTGGAAGCGCTGGGTTGATCTCGCGGATCGTGGGCTGCTGGGTGCCGAATTCGCGGCCCAACGAATGGGCGAGGCTGAGATGGCTCACCTCGCTGATGTGGGGGCAATAGAGCGGGCGGATGCTGTACTGCAG
Encoded here:
- a CDS encoding glycosyltransferase family 2 protein, with translation MKVAAIVGVKDEVELIQPCLERLWAVGVGPILVLDNNSSDGTIDIVDRLSRHSAAPLTRTSFSPDFDQNLQVGGEVIDPFVRQHSPDWLLFIDADEFMVCVNDDLPGALANVTGPVLSIERYNVPLSSDPFVPTAGTEASDFLGIRLITGREDLSRSLLDEPLGKRWIMNRIMPKLICRPDRVSRYGLGWHSIADSRGQPIPSIAAKGLLLVHLPLTTNERFVRKVNNAREFFRHCGEHYPGDAAWHWKRWVDLADRGLLGAEFAAQRMGEAEMAHLADVGAIERADAVLQKSMRTQSG